Proteins found in one Seonamhaeicola sp. S2-3 genomic segment:
- a CDS encoding RidA family protein has product MKTVNKNPIPQGKYIPAVRHANVIYTSGMTPRKDGKLVYSGKIKATAPVETYKEAVEIATLNAINAAVNCLEADEKISRVLQMSVFLNTETDFTMHSKIADFASEIIINNLGILCIGSRAAIGVLSLPSNAPVEITLVCSVN; this is encoded by the coding sequence ATGAAAACAGTAAATAAAAATCCAATACCACAGGGTAAGTATATTCCAGCTGTAAGGCATGCTAATGTTATTTATACATCGGGCATGACACCTAGAAAAGATGGTAAACTAGTTTATTCGGGGAAAATAAAAGCTACGGCACCTGTTGAAACATATAAAGAAGCTGTTGAAATAGCAACATTAAATGCTATTAATGCAGCTGTTAACTGTTTAGAGGCTGACGAAAAAATTTCTAGGGTATTGCAAATGAGTGTTTTTTTAAATACAGAAACAGATTTTACAATGCATTCTAAAATAGCAGATTTTGCATCAGAAATTATTATAAATAATTTAGGAATTCTATGTATAGGAAGTCGTGCAGCAATAGGTGTGTTATCTTTACCATCTAATGCACCTGTAGAAATAACATTAGTTTGTAGTGTTAATTAA